ATCACTGCTAAATCGGTAAAAATCCAATAAGTGTGTCGGACAAGGCTCGGTGACTGTTAAGTTTGGTAACTCTATTTGCGCAAACTCGTCGTACTCCATCGACCAAAACACATTGCCCCATGCAGTATTCAATGCATCTATTTTGTGATACTTAGCTGCAAGCCAGACTCGGAATGCCGTACATGCTGAGTCACTGTAAGATCGCACTGTATCGTGACAGCTGTATTCGTTATCAATTTGCCAACCAACAATCGCAGGATGCTTAGCATAGCGTTCAGCCATCAACCGAGCTATGCGAACGGACTCTTCGCGATAAGCAATATGGCTAAAACAATAGTGTCGTCGCGAACCAAACTTTCGCTCATTACCTTGCTCGTCACGCGCCAACATATCAGGGTGTCGATCAACCATCCATCGTGGTGGCGTAGCCGTTGGTGTACACAGCACTACCTGCAAACCATGCTTGGCCAAGGTTTCAATCGCTTGATCTAACCATGCCCAAGTAAAACGACCAGGCTCTGGCTCATAGCGAGACCAAGCAAACTCACCAATACGGATGACCTTTAGACCCAACTCGGCCATTTGTCTGGCATCCTCATCCCATTGACTAGCTGGCCAATGCTCAGGGTAATAACAAGTTCCCAGAATCGGTTTCATGGTTGGCTCCTTTGGACTAATTAGATATTAATAGAATGCGGCGATGCATCGTTGATGGCTTCGCTCGCCATTTAAATAATATTTATATTATAATTATAAACGGGCCGAGCTGCAGCCCAAAATTAATACATCTGCCAAACGGCTACTTGCGCTTGAATCACGGCCTGTTACTGTACTTATATCATGACCAATCAAACGACCTTCATCGCCGGCGACTGGGGAACCAGTAACCTTCGACTATATCTCTGCGAATACCGTGCCAACGGACAATCACAGATTTTAGAAACTCGCTACGGGCCAGGGGTTAGTCAGCTCAATGGTGACTTCGAGGAAAAAATATTCAGCTTAATTCAGCCTTGGCTGGCGCACCACCCAAATGCTCCAGTATTACTATCCGGCATGATCGGCTCGACAATAGGCTGGAAAGAAGCACCGTACCTCACGTGCCCAGCCAGCGTTGAGCAAATAGCCAACGGTCGCCTTAGTTTCACCGCTCGAGGTACATCATTTTCAATCTTAGCCGGATTGCGCACCATAAACCCGCTTGGCAATCCAGACGTAATGCGCGGCGAAGAATTGCAAATGTTGGGTTGGCTAAACAGCCAAACAACACCACCAAGTGAGCAACTATTTGCCCTGCCCGGAACCCACAACAAGTGGACCATGATTCGTGGCCAACAAGTAGAAAACTTCTTAACGGCATTCACTGGCGAACTCTTCGCCCTATTGAAAAACAACAGCATTCTAGTCACCAATCATGACGAACTAAGCTTTAACCACGAGTCTTTCATGTTAGGCGTTAGCACCGCTGAACGACTTGGCAGCGCTTCATTACTACACGGCTTATTTAGCACTCGCGCCAAACAAGTATTGGGCGACATGCCAAGTGCCGACGCGCAAGCTTACTTATCAGGCATGATAATTGCCACCGATGTCATCGGCGCTCGGTCGTTATGGCCTGACTCGAGCAGTGTGGTTGTGATCGCCGAGCAGGCTTTATCTGAACGCTACGCATCAGTGCTAGAGCATTTTGACCTGAACGCACAATGTGGCGATCCAGCCAGCATCGCAGTTCAGGGTTATGCCGCCATCTACCAGCAATTATTTGCTTAATTCCACACATCAACCACCGCCCAAGAACAACACCATGAATTCAGCTACTAAAATAAAACTCGATACTTGGTTAGACCGCATGCCGGTGATCGCTATCATACGTGGCGTCAAGCCCGACGAAGTGGTCGAGATTGGCACAGCAATTCACCGCGCAGGCATCGGCATAATTGAAGTTCCACTTAATTCCCCCGACCCATTCAACAGCATTGAGCGACTGAGCAACGCACTAGGTGACGAATGCATCACCGGTTGTGGCACCTTAGTCAATGTGACCGATGCACAACGTGTTGCCGATGCTGGCGGCAGCATTGCGGTTACCCCCAATAGCAACGTCGATGTTATACACGCGTGCATCGAAAGCGAGCTAATTCCAATGCCCGGTTGGGCCACTCCCACAGAGGCTTATGCGGCATATCAAGCTGGCGCCAAGTACCTCAAGCTATTTCCAGCGGCGACCTATGGATCTGGCCATATCAAAGCGGTCCGCGCAATATTACCTAGCGACGTGACGGTATTGGCGGTCGGTGGCGTTGGCGCCCAAAATGCATCAGAATGGCTAGATGCAGGAGTTGATGGCTTTGGGATTGGCAGCGAGATTTACCGACCAGGCGACTCCGCCGAAGTGGTATTTAACAAAGCGAGTGCCATCGTCTCAGCAATACGTACAGTAAAAAAATCATGATTACACTAATTGACACCATCAAGGTTAACAACGAACTCGGCGAAGGAGTTATTTGGGATGCTCTCGCGAGAGTTATCTGGTGGACCGATATACAAGGCAAAACGCTGTATCAATACGCTCCAGAGACCAAAGAACTAAATTCATGGCAAACGCCCGAGCGAATTGCCTGCTTTGCCCCAGTTCAAAATCGCACCGATCTAGTAGTGGCATTCGAGTCCGGTTTTGCGTTTTACCAACCCGATAGCGGCGCTGTCGAGTGGATTCACAAAGTAGAACAAGACAACTCAGGCACTCGATTCAACGATGGACGAACCGACCGGCAAGGCCGATTTTGGGCCGGCACAATGGTCGAAAATGAAGAACTTTCCACATATAAGGGGTCGCTCTATTGCCTACAATCTGACCTCAGCATTCGACAAACTATTAGCGGTCTAGCGATTCCGAACAGCTTATGCTGGAGCCCCGACAGCACGCTGATGTACCACACAGACACACCGAGCCGCACCATTCGTCGTTATGATTTTGATAGCCAGACCGGCACCTTTGATACCGACAACAGCAGCGCCCATAAATTTGTCACAACCGAGCCAGATTGCTTTCCTGACGGCTCCATAATCGACGCCGATGGTTATCTGTGGAATGCTCAATGGGGCGGCAGCAAAGTAGTTCGCTACGCGCCCGATGGCAGCGAAGACTTGAGTTTAGCCGTTCCTACCGCACAACCGACTTGCGTGGCATTTGCTGGCACTAACCTTGATCTATTAGTGGTGACGTCGGCACATGAATGGATGACACCGCAACAGCGAGCAGAAGACCCTCAAGCTGGCAACGTATTCATTTATCAAACGCCATTTAAAGGCTTAGTAGAGAGTCGATTCAAACTAGGTAATTAAGCACGCCAGCAGAATTAGAACGGATTCGGGCCATCTAAGCGATCGCCTACCGAATCAATGTACTCCTGTAATTTTGCCTCAGCCTGATCACCAAAAAATATTTTACAAGCTTCTTTGAGCCCCGGTGAGTGAACAATATCGCGATTGCGCACCACCTGGGTAATCTTTGACCGGCGTCGTAAGAAGTCTTCTAACTTAGTCACCATCTCGTGGCGTGCGGTGTGCTCAATTTCACAACGCAAATATTCGGCGTTCTTCATTAGCCGCTCAGCTTGCCGCGGATTCTGCCGAATGTCTTCCAATAACTCCAATGCATTACCGCCATATCGACGCCAAAGTCGCTGCGTCAACGGCTCAGAAGACCCTTCCACGGTATAACCATCGAGGTCCATTAGTTTGGCTTGATGGTAAAACTCATCACGCACCGAATCATCATCTTCGCCATACCATTTATAGTCTTCAAACGGCAACTCAACGCCCATACCTTGGACCAATTCAGCAACTTCGTTTCCGACGTTAATACAATCAGTCGTTTTACCACCGAAGATACTCAAATGTTGGTCTCCTTGATTCACGTCGACCGCGTGTTTACGTGACAACTTGACCCAATCAGCAACCCCATCACCACCCTTTTGCGCCAGTGGCCGCACACCACAGCGCTCGGCGATCACGTCGTCAAACGTAATCGGCGATTCCAGATCAAGCAGCTCATTAATATTATCGAGTACAAACTGACGGTCAGCGTCAGTTACTTCAACAGCTGGGTTATCGACCTGCGTATCAGTGGTGCCCACCGACGTTTTATTGCCCATCGGAATAACAAAGAATAAACGCCCATCACTGGCAAAGAATGCCAAAATTCGATCTTCTTTGGTTACCCGGTCAATAATCAAATGGATCCCCTTAGAAAACAAATGTCGATGCGCCGTCTGCTGTTCAGCCAATTGATTATGTTGATCTACATAAGGCCCACAAGCATTAATTAGTACCTTAGAGCGGATAGTAAACTCATCGCCAGTTAAGGTGTCACGCGCAGCGACTTCCCAAACGCCATCGCGCCGCACTGCGTCGGTCGATTCAACGTAATTAGCAGCCACGCAGCCATAGTTCATGCTAGTGCGAATAAAATTAAACACGAAGCGCGCATCGTTGTCATATAAATACGCATCAGAATACTCAAAGCCACCAGCGGCATTATCGGTACGCACCGCTGGCTCACGTTGCTTGATGGTCCGTGGCGTCATGTAATCCGGTGCTTGAGTAAAAAACCGGCCGATTATCCAGTAAAATAGCGTTCCAAGGTAAACAAACCAAGACGGAAATCGGAAGCCTTTAGCAATAGTGGTTAAAAAGCGAATTTCCTTAACCGTCGAGGGATAGCTGCGCATCAAGTGATTCCGGCTTTTGCACAAACTGTTTACCAGTAAGTACTCATGCGACTCCAGATACTTAATACCGCCCCACGCTAAATTGGAGGAATTTGAACTGGTTAAGCCGGCAAAGTCACCGCGGTCGATTAGCGCCACAGATGCGCCTTTAGCGGCCAAGGAAGCCGCTGAAACGGCACCATTCACACCACCGCCTAAAACCAACACATCAAATACTTTAGCCGATTGTTGCAGGCGCTCAATATTGCTAGTTCTTAAATCCATCACGAAACACAAGAATTTGTTGTTTAAAAAGAATGCGCCGCCCGAAAAAACATTCGGGCGCCGCTAATATCTGAGTGTATGACCACACAAAGAAAGAGGAGATTAGACACGGGCTAAAACATCGCCTTATCTGTCTGCGATCAATTATAATATAAATATGACTTTAATCAAATAGAAAAATGTCACTGGGATAGTGTAACGGTTTATTCACTCACAATGA
The sequence above is a segment of the Arenicella xantha genome. Coding sequences within it:
- a CDS encoding 2-dehydro-3-deoxy-6-phosphogalactonate aldolase, whose product is MNSATKIKLDTWLDRMPVIAIIRGVKPDEVVEIGTAIHRAGIGIIEVPLNSPDPFNSIERLSNALGDECITGCGTLVNVTDAQRVADAGGSIAVTPNSNVDVIHACIESELIPMPGWATPTEAYAAYQAGAKYLKLFPAATYGSGHIKAVRAILPSDVTVLAVGGVGAQNASEWLDAGVDGFGIGSEIYRPGDSAEVVFNKASAIVSAIRTVKKS
- a CDS encoding SMP-30/gluconolactonase/LRE family protein, whose translation is MITLIDTIKVNNELGEGVIWDALARVIWWTDIQGKTLYQYAPETKELNSWQTPERIACFAPVQNRTDLVVAFESGFAFYQPDSGAVEWIHKVEQDNSGTRFNDGRTDRQGRFWAGTMVENEELSTYKGSLYCLQSDLSIRQTISGLAIPNSLCWSPDSTLMYHTDTPSRTIRRYDFDSQTGTFDTDNSSAHKFVTTEPDCFPDGSIIDADGYLWNAQWGGSKVVRYAPDGSEDLSLAVPTAQPTCVAFAGTNLDLLVVTSAHEWMTPQQRAEDPQAGNVFIYQTPFKGLVESRFKLGN
- a CDS encoding 2-dehydro-3-deoxygalactonokinase, with translation MTNQTTFIAGDWGTSNLRLYLCEYRANGQSQILETRYGPGVSQLNGDFEEKIFSLIQPWLAHHPNAPVLLSGMIGSTIGWKEAPYLTCPASVEQIANGRLSFTARGTSFSILAGLRTINPLGNPDVMRGEELQMLGWLNSQTTPPSEQLFALPGTHNKWTMIRGQQVENFLTAFTGELFALLKNNSILVTNHDELSFNHESFMLGVSTAERLGSASLLHGLFSTRAKQVLGDMPSADAQAYLSGMIIATDVIGARSLWPDSSSVVVIAEQALSERYASVLEHFDLNAQCGDPASIAVQGYAAIYQQLFA
- a CDS encoding FAD-dependent oxidoreductase; amino-acid sequence: MMDLRTSNIERLQQSAKVFDVLVLGGGVNGAVSAASLAAKGASVALIDRGDFAGLTSSNSSNLAWGGIKYLESHEYLLVNSLCKSRNHLMRSYPSTVKEIRFLTTIAKGFRFPSWFVYLGTLFYWIIGRFFTQAPDYMTPRTIKQREPAVRTDNAAGGFEYSDAYLYDNDARFVFNFIRTSMNYGCVAANYVESTDAVRRDGVWEVAARDTLTGDEFTIRSKVLINACGPYVDQHNQLAEQQTAHRHLFSKGIHLIIDRVTKEDRILAFFASDGRLFFVIPMGNKTSVGTTDTQVDNPAVEVTDADRQFVLDNINELLDLESPITFDDVIAERCGVRPLAQKGGDGVADWVKLSRKHAVDVNQGDQHLSIFGGKTTDCINVGNEVAELVQGMGVELPFEDYKWYGEDDDSVRDEFYHQAKLMDLDGYTVEGSSEPLTQRLWRRYGGNALELLEDIRQNPRQAERLMKNAEYLRCEIEHTARHEMVTKLEDFLRRRSKITQVVRNRDIVHSPGLKEACKIFFGDQAEAKLQEYIDSVGDRLDGPNPF